A region of Triplophysa rosa linkage group LG16, Trosa_1v2, whole genome shotgun sequence DNA encodes the following proteins:
- the rps27.1 gene encoding 40S ribosomal protein S27.1, with product MPLAKDLLHPTPEEERRSHKKKRLVQCPNSYFMDVKCPGCYKITTVFSHAQTVVLCVGCSTVLCQPTGGKARLTEGCSFRRKQH from the exons ATGCCA CTCGCAAAAGACTTGTTGCACCCGACCCCtgaggaggagaggaggagtCACAAGAAGAAGCGTCTCGTTCAGTGCCCCAATTCTTATTTCATGGATGTCAAATGTCCAg GATGTTATAAGATCACAACTGTGTTCAGCCATGCACAGACAGTAGTGCTTTGTGTGGGCTGCTCGACTGTGCTGTGTCAGCCCACCGGAGGCAAAGCTCGACTCACAGAAG GGTGTTCCTTCAGAAGGAAGCAGCATTAA